Proteins encoded together in one Variovorax paradoxus EPS window:
- a CDS encoding 3-oxoacyl-ACP reductase family protein, producing MSSALSGKAALVTGGSRGIGAAIVRRLAKDGAAVAFTYAASEEKAKALEAEIASQGGKVLAIKADSADAQAVQQAVSRTVEAFGRLDVLVNSAGILIHGMVDNYALADFDRMVAVNVRAVFVATQAAVPHMGEGGRVITIGSVTADRSGFAGSSVYSMTKGAVASLTRGLARDLGPRGITVNVVQPGPTDTDMSPQGEIGERVRPLIALGRMGKDSEIASLVAYLAGPDAGFVTGAALTADGGYLA from the coding sequence ATGTCTTCAGCATTGAGCGGCAAGGCCGCATTGGTCACCGGCGGCTCTCGCGGTATTGGCGCGGCCATCGTGCGCCGCCTCGCGAAGGACGGCGCTGCCGTCGCATTCACCTATGCAGCATCCGAAGAAAAGGCGAAGGCGCTCGAGGCCGAGATCGCATCGCAGGGCGGCAAGGTGCTGGCCATCAAGGCCGACAGCGCCGACGCGCAAGCGGTGCAGCAGGCGGTGTCGCGAACGGTGGAGGCCTTCGGTCGACTCGACGTGCTGGTCAACAGCGCCGGCATCCTGATTCACGGCATGGTCGACAACTACGCGCTGGCCGACTTCGACCGCATGGTGGCTGTCAACGTGCGCGCCGTGTTCGTTGCCACGCAGGCCGCGGTGCCGCACATGGGCGAGGGTGGGCGCGTGATCACCATCGGCAGCGTGACGGCGGACCGCAGCGGCTTCGCGGGCTCGTCGGTCTACAGCATGACCAAGGGCGCGGTGGCTTCGCTCACGCGCGGCCTGGCGCGCGACCTGGGCCCGCGCGGCATCACGGTGAACGTGGTGCAGCCGGGGCCGACCGACACCGACATGTCGCCGCAGGGCGAGATCGGGGAACGCGTGCGCCCGCTGATCGCCCTGGGGCGCATGGGAAAGGACAGCGAGATCGCCAGCCTCGTGGCGTACCTCGCGGGGCCCGATGCGGGCTTCGTGACGGGCGCGGCGCTCACCGCGGACGGTGGCTATCTCGCCTGA